In the genome of Flavobacterium panacagri, one region contains:
- a CDS encoding PorP/SprF family type IX secretion system membrane protein, with protein sequence MKKILLFITLFYGLSSVLYAQNGSDDGVVSFSLPIRNSLKFNKYIINPAFSFVRESNPYVSFYNKRQWVQFENAPQTYLFNYSGRFRENEAFAAGVFQQNYGLMTVFGVIGNFAHNIVLEQDSNLTFGLNVGAYQSGLNTGKIISDDTTIGQGDFPKSTLLTVNPGINYGTEFLDFGLAINNLVLYNFGSGMVKEDPERAIQLHAMYTGYIDSYGFFDRSKFSGIVRTELKKDKTVISGLAMLTLQQGVWAQAGYNTLYGVSAGLGINISPSIAIEYNYERGMGNFTNLGGSHEFAIAYKFKNRNYYYGDDDEGSLIDPAKPKRVPAKPNSEATQVNRAEIAEKNRLAAEAKAQADAEAKQAKLLAAEKVKADAEAKAKAKLEADNRAKADAEAKAKARLEADNKAKADAEAKAKAKLDADNKAKADAEAIKIKLAAETKAKADAAAAARAQTAAANRAVAETQKTQAQLAADKARADAEERRIKLAADNKARVDAAAAARAKAAANKSEPVEQKTPEQLAADKAQADAEALKIKLAADAKAKADAEALQAKVATADKAKADADAAKAKAAAANAATPTQQKTAAQLAVERARANSEAAAKARLAAAEKAKADAEAARQARLAAAEKAKADAEERRIKLIADNKAKADAAEEKRRADAKAKAEAADMQSILAADAKAKADSDALQARLAAEAKAKAAAETKTKVSIDAANKAKLAADAKAKAAEEAALKEKLAAEAKVKADEEARQAIIAAEAKAKADAEALKLKQAEDARQAQLDAEAKAKADAEALQAKLVADAKAKADAEAAAKAKLAAENKAKADAEAEKARLAADAKAKADAEAEKARLAADAKAKADMEALQAKLIADARVKADAEATAKAKAEAEAKKLQEAEDARQAKLAADAKAKADAEAEKARLAADAKAKVDAAALQAKQAADEKARVEEEARQAKLAADAKAKADAEALRIKQAADEKARVEEERQAKLAADAKAKADAEALRIKQAADEKARVEEEARQAKLAADAKAKADAEALEAKLAADAKAKADMVALQAKLLADAKVKADAEATAKAKAEAEAKKLQEEEDARQAKLAADAKAKADAEAEKTRLAAEAKAKADAAALQAKQAADEKARVEEERQAKLAADAKAKADAEALKEKQAADAKAKVEEEARLAKLAADAKAKADAEALQAKLAADAKAKADMEALQAKLLADAKAKADAEATEKLRAEEETRLLKEEEERQARLAAEKAKADAEAAALAAKAKDDTGKAIESLTQSVENTSKVQSDLLSQFKATVANKQKDLNDLKEENDLSERGIYREPKPFKSVAAENSQIEALKLQIADANKSMKNEIDRLTALYNDRLKKFPKNDPLNKAYLDKINELKAAQLKMESEGAALIADLERIKAETEIERKRRIKRAAYENDQGRYAQDVAALKRIKETTKLSNAPMTANDFDFGEEQSNMQIIKNIKNSDNGYYLIVAVHSSVEKRDEFLTKAVAAGRTDINFFYNVATSKYYIYYEKYDGLQDATKALEAKGNKPYNGKMAIVKVEN encoded by the coding sequence ATGAAGAAAATCCTACTATTCATCACTTTATTTTATGGTTTATCAAGTGTACTCTATGCTCAGAACGGTTCTGATGATGGAGTTGTTTCGTTTTCATTACCTATCAGAAATTCTTTAAAGTTTAATAAATATATAATTAACCCCGCATTTAGTTTTGTTCGTGAATCGAACCCATATGTAAGTTTTTATAATAAAAGGCAATGGGTACAGTTTGAAAATGCACCGCAAACCTATTTGTTTAATTATTCTGGACGATTTAGAGAAAATGAGGCTTTTGCTGCAGGTGTTTTTCAGCAGAATTACGGATTAATGACTGTGTTCGGAGTTATCGGAAACTTTGCTCATAATATAGTTTTAGAACAGGATAGTAATTTGACTTTTGGTTTAAATGTAGGTGCTTATCAAAGTGGTTTAAACACAGGAAAAATCATTTCTGATGATACTACTATCGGACAGGGAGATTTTCCAAAAAGTACATTACTTACCGTAAATCCTGGAATTAATTACGGTACAGAATTTTTAGATTTTGGATTAGCGATTAACAACTTAGTGCTTTACAATTTCGGATCGGGAATGGTTAAAGAAGATCCAGAAAGAGCCATTCAGCTTCACGCAATGTACACGGGGTATATTGACAGCTATGGTTTTTTTGACAGAAGTAAATTCTCTGGAATTGTAAGGACAGAATTAAAAAAAGATAAAACAGTTATTTCTGGTTTGGCTATGCTGACTCTTCAGCAAGGAGTTTGGGCTCAAGCAGGATATAATACATTATATGGAGTTTCGGCAGGACTTGGAATTAACATTTCTCCAAGTATTGCTATTGAATACAATTACGAAAGAGGAATGGGCAATTTTACGAACTTAGGAGGTTCTCATGAATTTGCTATTGCCTACAAATTCAAAAATAGAAATTATTATTACGGAGATGATGATGAGGGATCATTAATAGATCCGGCTAAGCCAAAACGAGTTCCAGCTAAACCAAATTCAGAAGCAACTCAAGTAAACAGAGCTGAAATTGCTGAAAAAAACAGATTGGCTGCCGAAGCAAAAGCACAAGCAGATGCTGAAGCAAAACAAGCAAAACTTTTGGCAGCAGAAAAAGTGAAGGCAGATGCAGAGGCAAAAGCGAAAGCTAAATTAGAGGCTGACAACAGAGCAAAAGCGGATGCAGAAGCAAAAGCAAAAGCCAGATTAGAAGCAGATAATAAAGCGAAAGCAGATGCCGAAGCGAAAGCAAAAGCTAAACTAGATGCAGATAACAAAGCGAAGGCAGATGCCGAAGCTATCAAAATAAAATTAGCAGCAGAGACAAAAGCGAAAGCAGATGCAGCAGCTGCGGCAAGAGCACAAACGGCAGCAGCAAACAGAGCTGTAGCTGAAACACAAAAAACACAAGCACAGTTAGCTGCTGATAAGGCAAGAGCAGATGCTGAGGAACGCAGAATAAAACTAGCTGCTGACAATAAAGCTAGAGTAGATGCGGCAGCAGCAGCGAGAGCAAAAGCGGCGGCAAATAAATCTGAACCGGTTGAACAGAAAACACCAGAGCAGTTAGCGGCAGATAAGGCACAGGCTGATGCAGAAGCATTAAAAATAAAATTAGCTGCTGATGCAAAAGCAAAAGCAGATGCAGAAGCTTTACAAGCAAAAGTAGCGACAGCAGATAAGGCGAAAGCGGATGCTGATGCTGCAAAAGCGAAAGCAGCTGCTGCAAATGCAGCTACACCTACACAGCAAAAAACAGCGGCTCAGCTTGCGGTAGAAAGAGCTAGAGCAAATTCTGAAGCTGCAGCGAAAGCTAGATTAGCAGCAGCAGAAAAAGCAAAAGCAGATGCTGAAGCGGCAAGACAAGCAAGACTTGCAGCAGCAGAGAAAGCTAAGGCTGATGCAGAGGAACGCAGAATAAAATTAATTGCAGACAATAAAGCGAAAGCAGATGCTGCAGAAGAAAAACGTAGAGCAGATGCAAAAGCAAAAGCTGAGGCGGCAGATATGCAATCTATTTTAGCGGCAGATGCAAAAGCAAAAGCAGATTCAGATGCTTTACAAGCAAGATTAGCAGCTGAAGCTAAAGCTAAAGCGGCGGCAGAAACAAAAACAAAAGTTTCTATTGATGCAGCTAACAAAGCCAAACTAGCAGCTGATGCGAAAGCAAAAGCGGCTGAAGAAGCGGCTCTTAAAGAAAAATTAGCGGCTGAAGCTAAAGTTAAAGCAGACGAAGAGGCAAGACAAGCAATTATTGCTGCTGAAGCAAAAGCAAAAGCAGATGCTGAGGCATTGAAATTGAAACAAGCAGAAGATGCTCGTCAGGCGCAATTAGATGCTGAGGCAAAAGCAAAAGCGGATGCAGAAGCTCTTCAAGCTAAATTGGTTGCAGATGCCAAAGCGAAAGCGGATGCAGAAGCTGCGGCAAAAGCCAAATTAGCGGCTGAAAATAAAGCGAAGGCGGATGCAGAAGCTGAAAAAGCAAGATTGGCTGCAGATGCTAAAGCGAAAGCCGATGCAGAAGCTGAAAAAGCAAGACTAGCAGCCGATGCAAAAGCAAAAGCGGATATGGAAGCTTTACAAGCGAAGTTAATAGCTGATGCAAGAGTTAAAGCCGATGCAGAAGCTACGGCAAAAGCAAAAGCGGAAGCGGAAGCGAAAAAATTACAAGAAGCTGAAGATGCTCGTCAAGCGAAATTAGCTGCAGATGCCAAAGCGAAAGCGGATGCAGAAGCTGAAAAAGCAAGATTAGCAGCTGATGCAAAAGCAAAAGTGGATGCTGCAGCTTTACAAGCGAAACAAGCAGCAGATGAGAAAGCTAGAGTTGAAGAAGAGGCTCGTCAGGCGAAATTAGCAGCCGATGCAAAAGCAAAAGCGGATGCAGAAGCATTAAGAATAAAACAAGCAGCAGACGAAAAAGCTAGAGTTGAAGAGGAACGTCAGGCTAAACTTGCGGCTGATGCAAAAGCAAAAGCGGATGCAGAAGCATTAAGAATAAAACAAGCTGCTGATGAAAAAGCACGAGTGGAAGAAGAAGCTCGTCAAGCGAAATTAGCTGCAGATGCGAAAGCAAAAGCGGACGCAGAGGCTTTAGAAGCGAAACTTGCAGCTGATGCAAAAGCTAAGGCTGATATGGTCGCTTTACAAGCAAAACTATTAGCAGATGCAAAAGTGAAAGCCGATGCTGAAGCTACTGCAAAAGCAAAAGCGGAAGCAGAAGCGAAAAAATTACAAGAAGAGGAAGATGCTCGCCAAGCTAAATTGGCAGCTGATGCAAAAGCTAAGGCTGATGCAGAAGCCGAAAAAACAAGATTAGCAGCAGAAGCAAAAGCGAAAGCAGATGCCGCAGCATTACAAGCAAAACAAGCTGCAGACGAAAAAGCAAGAGTTGAAGAAGAACGTCAGGCTAAACTTGCTGCCGATGCTAAAGCAAAAGCGGATGCAGAAGCACTAAAAGAAAAACAAGCTGCAGACGCAAAAGCAAAAGTTGAAGAAGAAGCTCGTTTGGCAAAATTAGCAGCAGACGCAAAAGCAAAAGCGGATGCAGAGGCGCTTCAAGCAAAATTGGCAGCTGATGCAAAAGCTAAAGCAGATATGGAAGCGCTTCAGGCGAAACTTTTAGCTGATGCGAAAGCGAAAGCCGATGCAGAAGCAACGGAAAAATTAAGAGCTGAAGAAGAAACTCGTTTATTGAAAGAAGAGGAAGAGCGTCAAGCAAGATTAGCAGCAGAAAAAGCAAAAGCTGACGCGGAAGCAGCAGCACTTGCAGCGAAAGCAAAAGATGATACAGGAAAAGCGATTGAAAGTTTGACTCAGTCTGTTGAAAATACAAGTAAAGTCCAAAGCGATTTATTAAGTCAGTTTAAAGCGACTGTTGCGAATAAACAAAAAGACTTAAATGATTTAAAAGAAGAGAATGATTTAAGTGAAAGAGGAATTTACAGAGAGCCAAAACCATTTAAGAGTGTAGCAGCAGAAAACAGTCAAATAGAAGCATTAAAACTTCAGATTGCGGATGCAAATAAGAGCATGAAGAATGAGATTGACAGATTAACAGCTCTGTATAATGACAGACTTAAAAAGTTCCCTAAAAACGATCCGTTAAATAAAGCGTATCTGGATAAGATCAACGAATTGAAAGCGGCTCAATTGAAAATGGAAAGTGAAGGAGCAGCTTTAATAGCCGATTTAGAGCGTATCAAAGCAGAGACTGAAATTGAGCGCAAACGTAGAATTAAACGTGCGGCTTATGAAAATGATCAAGGAAGATATGCACAAGACGTTGCCGCTCTTAAACGTATTAAGGAAACCACAAAATTGAGCAATGCGCCAATGACAGCAAATGATTTTGATTTTGGAGAAGAGCAGTCAAATATGCAGATTATCAAGAATATTAAAAATTCTGACAACGGTTATTATTTAATCGTCGCTGTTCACAGCAGTGTAGAGAAACGTGATGAGTTCTTGACTAAAGCAGTTGCAGCAGGACGTACAGATATTAATTTCTTTTATAATGTAGCAACAAGTAAATATTATATCTATTACGAGAAATATGATGGTTTACAAGACGCAACAAAAGCATTAGAGGCAAAAGGAAATAAACCATACAACGGCAAAATGGCCATTGTAAAAGTGGAGAATTAA
- the sprC gene encoding gliding motility protein SprC, whose product MIQKITLSFTKFLFLFSILFFARSNAYAQTIVPQTFDGLEKLCAGNSFNEFFATFSYIDFPAGTTFVVELSDAAGNFTSPIATTLLQTTDVSATQKTIKYAVPTNLVGSDTYSLRVKSSTGVTSSRFRNSLGNTSFPAYFKPYENSFFINNKSDVAMICSGGSLTLSISAETPSPLTISGIKYKWYKDDVLIAGQSSKDIVVNSTGKYYAEIDYGQCSDVNFSSNRVNVTSSSSGSAATIDSSLGNPFCASGAGTVLTATSGNAYVWKKDGTVIAGATNRTYSTNESGLYTVEVDFGGCKATGSINLQSNGFDASIDVEDGYKLSEGETLNVSVTTDATNASYEWYLNNNLISGETSRSYTVSVKGNYKVKISQTAGCVATKEFSFRINGDSGPSTVVPNIIKLSGMNPYWNIPDEYKNASTQVIIISSNGDKVLDVVNYQGDWPQSNIDFKNVNPVYYYVIKGDAGEKKGSITVIK is encoded by the coding sequence ATGATTCAAAAAATTACTTTATCTTTTACCAAATTTTTATTTTTATTTAGCATCTTGTTTTTTGCTAGATCGAATGCCTATGCCCAAACAATAGTGCCACAGACATTCGACGGATTAGAAAAACTTTGTGCTGGTAATTCATTCAATGAATTTTTTGCAACTTTTAGTTATATAGATTTTCCCGCAGGTACTACTTTCGTAGTTGAGCTTTCAGACGCTGCGGGAAATTTTACTTCTCCAATTGCTACAACACTACTTCAAACAACTGATGTTTCTGCTACACAGAAAACAATAAAATACGCAGTTCCAACAAATCTAGTAGGTTCTGATACTTATAGTCTGAGAGTGAAAAGCTCCACAGGAGTTACTAGTTCAAGATTTAGAAATTCTTTAGGCAATACTTCTTTTCCAGCTTATTTTAAGCCATACGAAAACTCTTTTTTCATTAATAACAAAAGCGACGTTGCCATGATTTGTTCTGGCGGCAGTTTAACACTTTCTATTAGCGCAGAAACCCCATCACCATTAACTATTTCAGGTATAAAATACAAATGGTATAAAGATGATGTTCTTATTGCGGGACAAAGTTCTAAAGATATAGTTGTTAACAGCACAGGAAAATATTATGCTGAAATCGATTATGGACAATGTTCAGATGTGAATTTTAGTTCTAATCGTGTTAATGTTACTTCGTCAAGCAGTGGATCTGCAGCCACGATAGATTCAAGTTTAGGAAATCCTTTTTGTGCAAGTGGTGCAGGAACTGTTTTAACAGCTACTTCAGGAAATGCCTATGTTTGGAAAAAAGATGGTACCGTAATAGCTGGAGCAACAAATAGAACTTACTCAACAAATGAATCTGGTTTGTATACTGTCGAAGTTGATTTTGGAGGATGTAAAGCAACGGGAAGCATTAATCTTCAAAGTAATGGTTTTGATGCAAGTATTGATGTTGAAGATGGATATAAATTAAGTGAAGGAGAAACTTTAAATGTTTCTGTTACTACAGATGCTACAAACGCTTCTTACGAATGGTACTTAAACAATAATTTGATTTCTGGAGAGACTTCAAGATCTTATACGGTTTCAGTTAAAGGTAATTATAAAGTAAAAATATCTCAGACGGCTGGTTGTGTTGCCACCAAAGAATTTTCATTTAGAATCAATGGAGATTCCGGGCCATCAACCGTTGTTCCCAATATCATAAAATTAAGCGGAATGAACCCCTATTGGAATATTCCTGACGAATACAAGAATGCAAGCACCCAAGTTATTATTATAAGTTCAAATGGAGATAAAGTTTTGGACGTAGTAAATTATCAAGGCGATTGGCCTCAAAGCAATATAGATTTTAAGAATGTAAATCCGGTTTATTACTATGTCATTAAAGGCGATGCTGGTGAAAAAAAAGGATCAATAACTGTTATAAAATAA